In Candidatus Binatus sp., a genomic segment contains:
- a CDS encoding CoA transferase: protein ERGFLIAPIATVSEVLASPQLKSRQYWQMLEHPELGRSFPYPGPFAKFSETPIVYRRRPPLIGEHNHEVYSNELGLSAARIEDLARRGII from the coding sequence GAACGCGGATTCCTGATCGCTCCGATCGCAACGGTCAGTGAAGTTCTTGCGAGTCCTCAACTCAAGTCCCGGCAATACTGGCAGATGCTCGAGCATCCGGAGCTGGGTCGCTCGTTCCCGTATCCCGGGCCGTTCGCAAAGTTCAGTGAAACGCCGATCGTTTACCGCCGACGCCCGCCGCTAATCGGAGAACACAATCACGAGGTCTATTCCAACGAGTTGGGATTGTCGGCTGCGAGAATCGAGGACCTGGCGCGAAGAGGTATAATCTGA
- a CDS encoding CaiB/BaiF CoA-transferase family protein → MLPLEDVKIVDFMWALAGPGTTRTLADYGATVVRIESASRIDGARTVGPFYKNKPATDGSGLFGTYNAGKLGLGLDLSKPQARDVVLDLVRWADVVCESFSPKAMRAWKLDYESLRVIKPDLIMLSSCLMGQTGPLSGFVGFGNMAAAISGFYNLCGWPDRAPSGPFGAYTDYIAPRFGAVSVLAAIDYRRRTGKGQYIDQSQAESALHFLSPALLDCATNARVAQGLGNDDPNYAPHGVYPALGQASWVAIACLTEEHWRRLCSVMGRDDLVNNESFAMLSDRHRNRGQLDQVIGAWTIGLTAEAVEVALQAAGIPAAAVKDSRAVCEDEQLASRGYLIEIEHPALGKTVIEGPRFLLSRTPAKVPAPAPTIGGDNQYVLQSILGYDEDRITELVAAGALQ, encoded by the coding sequence ATGTTGCCGCTCGAGGATGTCAAAATTGTCGACTTCATGTGGGCGCTGGCGGGGCCGGGTACGACGAGGACGCTGGCAGACTACGGTGCGACGGTGGTCCGAATCGAATCAGCCAGCAGAATAGATGGCGCTCGTACGGTTGGTCCGTTTTACAAAAATAAGCCAGCGACCGACGGTTCGGGCCTGTTTGGAACCTACAATGCAGGCAAGCTCGGCCTCGGACTCGACCTGAGTAAGCCCCAGGCGCGAGACGTGGTGCTCGACCTTGTGCGCTGGGCTGACGTGGTGTGTGAGTCTTTTTCGCCCAAGGCGATGCGAGCGTGGAAGCTCGACTATGAATCTTTGCGTGTGATCAAACCCGATCTCATCATGCTGAGCTCGTGCCTGATGGGGCAGACCGGTCCGCTGTCCGGTTTTGTCGGGTTCGGCAATATGGCCGCGGCGATTTCCGGCTTCTACAATCTCTGCGGATGGCCGGACCGGGCGCCATCGGGGCCATTCGGTGCCTACACTGATTACATCGCGCCGCGGTTCGGCGCGGTATCGGTTCTCGCGGCGATCGATTACCGCAGGCGCACCGGCAAAGGTCAATATATCGATCAGTCGCAGGCAGAGTCTGCGCTACATTTTCTCTCTCCGGCGCTACTTGATTGCGCGACCAACGCGCGAGTCGCGCAGGGTCTCGGAAACGACGATCCGAATTATGCGCCGCATGGTGTCTATCCCGCGCTCGGTCAAGCTAGCTGGGTGGCGATTGCCTGCCTGACAGAGGAACATTGGCGCAGGTTATGCTCCGTCATGGGCCGGGATGACCTGGTGAACAACGAGAGCTTTGCGATGCTGTCCGATCGTCATCGTAATCGCGGACAATTGGATCAAGTCATCGGAGCCTGGACGATCGGTTTGACCGCTGAGGCGGTGGAGGTCGCGCTACAAGCCGCGGGCATTCCGGCGGCTGCGGTTAAGGATAGCAGAGCAGTCTGCGAGGACGAGCAGCTGGCGAGCCGCGGATACCTGATTGAGATCGAACATCCCGCTCTCGGCAAAACCGTGATTGAAGGGCCGCGCTTTCTTCTTTCGCGCACGCCCGCCAAGGTTCCGGCGCCTGCGCCTACCATCGGCGGCGACAATCAATACGTTCTTCAATCGATTCTGGGTTACGACGAAGATCGCATAACGGAGTTGGTCGCAGCCGGCGCGCTGCAATAG
- a CDS encoding alpha/beta fold hydrolase: MLTVAEQLEHLELTAYHAGLKLPEVVLPESHHIVIHRMRFHYLDWGTAGRPPILFLHGGGLNAHTWDVICLMLRTDYHCFALDQRGHGDSEWEPTSNYSHESQVGDVEGFVDELQLKKPLVVAHSMGGFAALGYALEHASSLSGLVLVDVGPELNLSGSKRIRDFISQDRVLDSVDAFVERAMAFNPRRNPTLLRRSLLHNLRQLPNGKWTWKHDPNRMSMAGDFVQERLARARQILDDIRKISCPTLVLRGDRSDVFTDENASKFAAALPHGRWVKVPNAGHTIQGDNPAGLLQALRPFIKEIGL, encoded by the coding sequence ATGCTGACCGTTGCTGAGCAACTCGAGCATCTCGAACTCACTGCCTACCACGCTGGACTGAAACTTCCCGAAGTCGTCCTCCCCGAATCGCATCATATCGTGATCCATCGGATGCGGTTCCATTACCTCGATTGGGGGACCGCCGGGCGTCCGCCGATCTTGTTTCTCCACGGCGGAGGCCTCAATGCTCACACTTGGGACGTCATCTGCTTGATGCTGCGGACGGACTATCACTGCTTCGCGCTTGACCAGCGCGGTCACGGCGATAGCGAATGGGAACCGACGTCTAACTACAGCCACGAGAGCCAGGTCGGCGACGTCGAAGGCTTTGTCGATGAACTCCAACTCAAGAAGCCGCTCGTGGTGGCGCATTCGATGGGTGGGTTTGCGGCGCTCGGCTATGCGCTCGAGCACGCGTCGAGCTTGAGCGGGCTCGTGCTGGTCGACGTTGGACCGGAACTGAATCTGAGCGGTTCCAAACGGATTCGCGATTTTATCAGCCAGGATCGCGTGCTGGATTCGGTGGACGCGTTCGTCGAACGTGCGATGGCGTTCAACCCTCGGCGCAACCCGACTCTGCTGCGGCGCAGCCTGCTCCACAATCTGCGGCAACTGCCCAACGGCAAGTGGACCTGGAAACACGATCCGAACCGGATGTCGATGGCGGGTGACTTCGTGCAGGAGAGGCTCGCTCGGGCGAGACAGATCCTCGACGACATTCGCAAGATATCGTGTCCGACGTTGGTGCTGCGTGGCGATCGGAGCGACGTCTTCACTGATGAGAATGCGTCCAAATTCGCCGCCGCACTGCCGCATGGCCGCTGGGTTAAAGTCCCTAACGCCGGCCACACGATTCAGGGCGACAATCCCGCGGGACTGCTGCAAGCGCTGAGGCCTTTTATCAAGGAAATCGGATTGTAG
- a CDS encoding CaiB/BaiF CoA-transferase family protein, with amino-acid sequence MALNGQKHVLDGYKALDFTQFVAGPTVTKLMAEMGAEVIKVELAPDGDRSRSMPFIRNERSGYFVQQNRGKLSLCLDPRIEAGKTIIRELIAKVDVLVENFAPGVIRRMGFDYETVRGINPKIVMCSVSTFGQQGPLAHDPGYDFMGQAYAGVTSLSGEEGGPHFPPMLAIGDVSTGVHGLAAIACSLLHRERTGEGQYVDISLVDAYFHYHDIWVQSISASGGSAKPVRTGLHYSVLAPAGMFKAREGYIFVFAWLDHHWVKLCELMGRPELGRDPRFIDNTSRLKNRAEIIKVIESWLQSIPSDEVAVELLREARIPSAPVLTVEQAMKHPHLVERQTVQTVHDRILGELQIPGFPLRFSAFPDRLELEAPFLGEHNERILSSYLGYSPDSVARLEQEGVLRSLPR; translated from the coding sequence ATGGCACTCAACGGGCAGAAACACGTGCTCGACGGCTACAAGGCGCTTGATTTCACGCAATTCGTCGCTGGTCCGACGGTCACGAAGCTGATGGCCGAGATGGGCGCCGAGGTTATCAAGGTTGAACTTGCACCCGACGGCGACCGCTCGCGCTCGATGCCATTTATCAGGAACGAACGCAGCGGCTACTTCGTCCAGCAGAATCGCGGAAAGTTGAGCCTTTGTCTCGACCCGCGAATCGAAGCCGGCAAAACGATCATCCGCGAGTTGATCGCGAAGGTGGACGTGCTGGTCGAAAATTTTGCGCCTGGCGTGATCCGCCGGATGGGCTTCGATTACGAGACCGTCCGCGGCATCAATCCAAAGATCGTCATGTGCTCGGTCTCCACCTTTGGCCAGCAGGGACCGCTTGCTCACGATCCGGGCTACGACTTCATGGGACAGGCTTATGCCGGAGTGACCTCCTTGAGCGGCGAGGAGGGTGGCCCACATTTTCCGCCGATGCTTGCGATCGGCGACGTATCTACCGGAGTGCACGGACTTGCGGCGATCGCCTGCTCGTTACTGCATCGCGAGCGCACCGGCGAGGGCCAGTACGTCGATATATCGCTCGTGGACGCCTACTTCCATTACCACGACATCTGGGTGCAATCGATTAGCGCGAGCGGCGGCTCGGCCAAGCCGGTCCGAACTGGGCTTCACTACTCAGTTCTCGCGCCGGCCGGGATGTTCAAAGCGCGCGAGGGCTACATCTTCGTTTTTGCCTGGCTCGACCATCATTGGGTCAAGCTGTGCGAGCTGATGGGCCGGCCGGAGCTGGGCCGTGATCCGCGCTTCATTGACAATACGAGCAGGCTCAAAAATCGCGCGGAGATTATCAAGGTGATCGAGAGCTGGCTGCAATCGATTCCGAGTGACGAAGTTGCGGTTGAGCTGTTGCGCGAAGCGCGAATACCTTCCGCTCCGGTGCTAACCGTCGAGCAGGCGATGAAGCATCCGCATCTGGTCGAACGGCAGACGGTGCAGACGGTGCATGATCGCATCCTGGGCGAGCTGCAGATTCCCGGCTTTCCGCTCCGCTTCTCGGCATTCCCTGATCGGCTCGAGCTCGAGGCGCCGTTCCTGGGCGAACACAACGAGCGGATTCTTTCGTCATATCTCGGCTACAGCCCTGATAGCGTCGCACGCCTGGAGCAAGAAGGTGTGCTCCGATCGTTGCCGCGTTAG
- a CDS encoding NAD(P)/FAD-dependent oxidoreductase, with the protein MNAAVRIDPETGLKVFNTRAAKASEKIGGKGYSVLTDQKLKELPEMPAGATFDSEEQAKYRAFKEARRGAADYMGMEGEFKKYLDDVYSEPPIPREALIDECEILVVGAGFGGLLLWHRLSEAGFTDVRFCEKGGDVGGTWYWNRYPGIACDVESYSYLPLLEEMGYIPSMKFASGFEILEYCQNMAQKFGFYDHCLFHTTVSATTWDEASGRWIVETDRGDKMRARFVILANGILTTPKLARIAGMEKFQGESFHTSRWNYNIDLRGKRVGIIGTGATAVQAVPELAKIVGQLYVFQRTPSSIDVRDQRATTDEERATWANERGWARARRARFSKISAGRTAIQANDDYLAGKIQDIRKPKKYDRELTQEELTQKQLDSNFRIMEQIRARVDAIVKDPKTAAALKPYYPYGCKRPTFHDEYLPAFNLPHVHLVDTAPRGVCEINERGVVHEGVEYPLDVLIYATGFQWMGTSTFNMVTGRGGRTLKEKWETEGTKTFLGLHSHGFPNLFIVTGPQGGGGSFNFTDAIDAHGDYVVWLLQTMRERGARIVDVRKEPEDAYAEHCRDVDLATAPLRDCISYYNGEGNAAPGSLAYYGGGKWHKHRLAAQATLEPYLFEG; encoded by the coding sequence ATGAACGCGGCAGTCCGTATCGACCCTGAGACAGGCCTGAAAGTCTTCAACACGCGAGCGGCCAAGGCGTCCGAAAAGATTGGCGGCAAGGGCTATTCCGTCCTCACCGATCAGAAGCTGAAGGAGCTGCCGGAAATGCCGGCTGGCGCGACCTTCGATTCGGAAGAGCAGGCCAAGTACCGCGCGTTCAAGGAAGCCCGACGCGGCGCCGCCGACTACATGGGCATGGAAGGCGAGTTCAAGAAATATCTGGACGACGTCTATTCGGAGCCGCCGATCCCGCGCGAAGCGCTGATCGACGAGTGCGAGATCCTGGTGGTCGGCGCCGGCTTCGGCGGACTACTGCTGTGGCACCGGCTGAGCGAGGCCGGCTTCACCGACGTGCGTTTCTGCGAGAAGGGCGGCGACGTCGGCGGCACCTGGTACTGGAACCGCTATCCCGGCATCGCCTGCGACGTCGAATCCTACAGCTATCTGCCGTTGCTCGAGGAGATGGGTTACATCCCGTCGATGAAGTTCGCCTCGGGCTTCGAGATCCTCGAATACTGCCAGAACATGGCCCAGAAGTTCGGGTTCTACGACCACTGCCTGTTCCACACGACGGTCTCGGCGACGACCTGGGACGAGGCATCCGGCCGCTGGATCGTCGAGACGGATCGCGGCGACAAGATGCGTGCGCGCTTCGTGATCCTGGCCAACGGTATCCTGACGACGCCGAAACTGGCGCGCATCGCTGGCATGGAGAAGTTCCAGGGCGAGTCCTTCCACACCTCGCGCTGGAACTACAACATAGACCTGCGCGGCAAGAGGGTCGGCATCATCGGCACCGGCGCGACGGCCGTGCAGGCGGTGCCGGAGCTGGCCAAGATTGTCGGGCAGCTCTATGTGTTCCAGCGCACGCCGTCCTCGATCGACGTGCGCGACCAGCGCGCGACGACAGACGAGGAGCGGGCGACCTGGGCCAACGAGCGCGGATGGGCCCGGGCAAGGCGCGCGCGCTTCTCGAAGATCTCGGCCGGGCGCACCGCGATCCAGGCCAACGACGATTACTTGGCGGGCAAGATTCAGGACATCAGGAAGCCCAAGAAATACGACCGTGAGCTGACCCAGGAGGAGCTGACCCAGAAGCAACTCGATTCCAACTTCCGCATCATGGAGCAGATCCGGGCGCGCGTGGACGCGATCGTCAAGGACCCGAAGACGGCGGCGGCGCTGAAGCCGTACTATCCGTATGGCTGCAAGCGGCCGACCTTCCACGACGAATACCTGCCGGCGTTCAACCTGCCGCACGTTCATCTGGTCGACACCGCGCCGCGCGGCGTGTGCGAGATCAACGAGCGCGGCGTCGTCCACGAGGGGGTCGAATATCCGCTCGACGTGCTGATCTACGCGACCGGGTTCCAGTGGATGGGCACCTCGACCTTCAACATGGTCACCGGCCGCGGCGGCCGCACGCTGAAGGAGAAGTGGGAGACCGAGGGGACCAAGACGTTCCTTGGCCTGCATAGCCACGGCTTCCCCAACCTGTTCATCGTCACCGGTCCGCAGGGCGGCGGCGGCAGCTTCAACTTCACCGACGCGATCGACGCGCACGGTGACTATGTCGTGTGGCTGCTGCAGACCATGCGGGAGCGCGGCGCGCGCATCGTCGATGTCCGCAAGGAGCCTGAAGATGCGTATGCGGAGCATTGCCGCGACGTCGACCTCGCGACTGCACCGCTGCGCGATTGCATCTCCTACTATAACGGTGAAGGCAACGCGGCACCGGGCAGCCTCGCCTACTACGGCGGCGGCAAGTGGCATAAGCACCGCCTCGCGGCGCAGGCGACGCTAGAGCCCTATCTGTTCGAAGGCTGA
- a CDS encoding DUF1330 domain-containing protein: protein MSLNILSVLQSAELYFTEYGARPSRALMSAVMALPARGSTGCGDPRLALIHTRNFLGEGNMKVENALYPLTDQIETLRKDPSIKPIVMLNLLKFRLKAQYADGRKSDLTGPQAYGIYADAMRRIVEREGGKFLFGGDIKYLPVGEVENLWDIVGLVEYPSLAAFVKIATSPEVAEIGVHRAAGLEGQLLICVSQRDFSS, encoded by the coding sequence TTGTCACTCAATATACTGAGCGTATTGCAATCTGCCGAACTGTATTTCACTGAATACGGAGCTCGCCCCTCACGCGCTTTAATGTCAGCGGTGATGGCACTTCCTGCAAGAGGATCGACCGGCTGCGGTGACCCGCGTCTTGCACTAATTCATACGCGGAACTTTTTAGGAGAAGGGAATATGAAAGTCGAAAACGCACTCTATCCGCTCACTGACCAGATCGAGACGCTCCGCAAGGATCCCTCGATCAAACCGATCGTCATGCTCAACCTGCTGAAATTCCGACTTAAGGCGCAGTATGCTGATGGCCGCAAAAGCGATCTCACCGGCCCACAGGCATACGGGATTTACGCGGACGCGATGCGCAGGATTGTCGAGCGCGAGGGCGGAAAATTTCTCTTTGGCGGCGACATAAAGTATTTGCCCGTCGGCGAAGTGGAAAACCTCTGGGACATCGTGGGACTTGTTGAATATCCCTCGCTGGCGGCGTTTGTGAAGATCGCGACTTCTCCCGAAGTCGCCGAGATCGGCGTGCACCGAGCGGCTGGCCTCGAGGGGCAACTTCTGATCTGCGTGTCGCAGCGGGACTTCAGCTCTTAA
- a CDS encoding alpha/beta hydrolase yields the protein MNFIDQLDPELRAVVEKLPTDRPMNLNEIPKARAGMKKMVTAMLKNLPAVEGVTSQDRLVPGSQRDPDVRVRVYKPNDQTSKLPALYWIHGGGYVMGDIEQDDRLMMQLVKRIGCVCVSVDYRLAPEHPFPAPVEDCYAGLKWLFAHADELGVEPARIAIGGASGGGGLCAGLALMARDRGEVQVAFQLLIYPMIDDRNVTPASHAITDPRMWNRESNQLGWKAYLGRDGGGADVSPYAAAARATDLTNLPPAYIPVGTLDLFVDENIEYAQRLIQAGVPTELHVYPGAFHGFDLFAPSAMVSKQFKADRDNALKRALHDTAR from the coding sequence ATGAATTTCATCGATCAATTAGACCCGGAGCTGAGAGCGGTGGTGGAAAAGTTGCCGACTGATCGCCCGATGAATCTCAACGAGATCCCAAAAGCGCGGGCCGGAATGAAAAAAATGGTGACCGCGATGCTTAAGAACTTGCCCGCGGTCGAGGGTGTAACCAGCCAGGATCGATTGGTGCCCGGTTCTCAACGCGATCCTGACGTGCGGGTCCGCGTCTATAAGCCAAACGATCAAACCAGCAAGCTTCCCGCGCTGTACTGGATTCACGGCGGCGGATACGTGATGGGAGACATCGAGCAGGACGACCGACTCATGATGCAACTCGTCAAGAGAATCGGATGCGTGTGCGTATCGGTCGATTATCGATTGGCGCCTGAACATCCGTTTCCAGCGCCGGTCGAGGATTGTTACGCCGGGTTAAAGTGGCTGTTTGCCCATGCCGACGAGCTTGGCGTTGAGCCGGCGCGCATCGCCATTGGCGGCGCCAGCGGAGGGGGTGGCTTGTGCGCGGGGTTGGCGTTGATGGCCCGCGATCGAGGCGAAGTGCAGGTCGCTTTTCAACTTCTCATTTACCCCATGATCGACGATCGTAACGTCACCCCTGCCAGCCACGCGATTACTGACCCGCGCATGTGGAATCGCGAGAGCAACCAGTTGGGCTGGAAAGCCTACCTGGGCCGCGACGGGGGCGGGGCGGACGTATCGCCCTACGCGGCGGCGGCGCGGGCAACCGATCTGACAAATCTGCCGCCCGCTTACATTCCGGTCGGCACACTCGATCTTTTTGTGGACGAGAATATCGAGTACGCGCAGCGCCTCATCCAGGCGGGCGTGCCTACTGAACTCCACGTTTACCCTGGAGCGTTTCATGGGTTCGATCTCTTCGCTCCATCGGCAATGGTGTCAAAGCAATTCAAGGCTGACCGGGATAACGCGCTCAAGCGCGCACTTCACGATACCGCAAGATGA
- a CDS encoding acyl-CoA dehydrogenase family protein, with amino-acid sequence MGIPSSKHSCESHEATDPAKLQVATLLSLIAGQAAEADATRSISPAVIAGLKSNDVMRMSAVRDLGGLESGIAAIGRELEAVAAACGSTGWCLWNHLCVFHFYCGLLGPAHIELLRSITTNRLWVCLPAGAGTGVIGRVEGEEVVLNGIASFGSGGRYSDYAGVTFVFEGERVPHLTLVRTDQRGVRIDPTWKAMSLRASATDHVHYEEVRAPLSSVVQFPLRYREVFRDPAYPVIDHRYREDWVALSDLWLGCMAVGVADAALKEACSGIQGRVAIMGVKMTERPTIHVNLGQAVALIAAARAAVYDACARTDSRIAAHQTPTEGDYLEQLGASMIALRLCDEAMRLILRVLGGNGLREGQSFERRYRDFQAMPLHINAHPDRVSEQLGRHALGLATENPF; translated from the coding sequence ATGGGAATCCCATCGAGCAAGCATAGTTGCGAGTCACACGAAGCTACCGATCCGGCCAAACTACAGGTTGCCACGCTGCTCTCCTTGATCGCGGGGCAAGCAGCAGAGGCCGACGCCACCCGCTCCATCTCTCCCGCTGTAATCGCGGGATTGAAGTCAAACGACGTCATGCGGATGTCCGCCGTAAGGGACTTGGGCGGCCTCGAAAGCGGCATCGCCGCCATCGGACGAGAGCTGGAAGCTGTGGCCGCCGCCTGCGGCTCGACGGGCTGGTGCCTTTGGAACCACCTGTGTGTATTCCACTTCTACTGTGGCCTTCTGGGGCCCGCTCATATTGAGTTGCTGCGCAGCATCACGACCAACCGGCTCTGGGTCTGCCTGCCAGCCGGCGCGGGTACCGGAGTGATCGGTCGAGTGGAGGGGGAGGAGGTCGTGTTGAATGGCATCGCCTCCTTCGGCTCTGGCGGACGCTACTCCGATTACGCGGGCGTCACCTTCGTCTTCGAGGGCGAGCGCGTGCCCCACTTAACGTTGGTGCGCACAGATCAGCGCGGCGTGCGCATCGACCCAACCTGGAAGGCGATGAGCCTTCGCGCCTCCGCAACCGACCACGTGCACTACGAGGAAGTGCGTGCGCCCCTCTCGAGCGTAGTGCAGTTTCCGCTGCGTTACCGTGAAGTTTTCCGCGATCCTGCCTATCCGGTCATCGATCACCGCTATCGCGAGGATTGGGTGGCCCTCTCCGACCTTTGGCTGGGCTGTATGGCGGTCGGCGTCGCCGACGCCGCGCTAAAGGAAGCCTGCAGCGGCATTCAAGGCAGAGTCGCCATCATGGGAGTAAAGATGACAGAGCGGCCCACAATCCACGTAAATCTGGGTCAGGCAGTCGCGCTAATCGCCGCTGCGCGCGCCGCCGTCTATGACGCCTGCGCCCGGACGGACAGCCGCATTGCGGCGCATCAAACTCCGACGGAGGGCGATTACCTGGAACAGCTCGGGGCCAGCATGATCGCGCTCCGCCTGTGCGACGAGGCCATGCGCCTGATCCTACGGGTGCTCGGCGGCAATGGTCTGCGAGAGGGGCAGTCGTTCGAGCGGCGCTACCGCGACTTTCAGGCTATGCCTCTGCACATTAACGCGCACCCGGACCGTGTGTCCGAACAGCTTGGCCGCCATGCCCTTGGCTTGGCGACCGAGAACCCGTTTTGA
- a CDS encoding FAD-dependent oxidoreductase, with amino-acid sequence MPLAWRPRTRFEPQTREEYGDGDIFTSAGAPYEKEAVLPWLWFTMGGVEDAQAAIKKGGWFFRTLGDGRVLLPWGATERVARKIDATDPDDLSYAELACRRRVMEQVDSMRAEIPGFEHAHICHIADQLGVTESRRLVGRHVLARDEVDQPCDDVIAITGNWTKYESLYYIPYGSLLAAQFTNLIVAGRCISVDHRVHHATKEIPPCMATGEAAGVAAALSVGAEIEPAALDVKLCRIGSKVRARS; translated from the coding sequence ATGCCCTTGGCTTGGCGACCGAGAACCCGTTTTGAACCTCAGACCCGGGAGGAATACGGCGACGGCGACATCTTCACCTCGGCCGGCGCGCCGTACGAAAAAGAAGCAGTGCTGCCGTGGTTGTGGTTTACGATGGGCGGCGTCGAAGATGCCCAGGCCGCGATCAAGAAAGGCGGATGGTTCTTTCGCACGCTCGGCGACGGGCGTGTGCTGCTGCCATGGGGCGCGACCGAGCGCGTGGCGCGCAAAATCGATGCGACCGATCCCGACGATCTGAGTTACGCGGAGCTGGCCTGCCGCAGGCGCGTGATGGAGCAGGTGGACAGCATGCGCGCGGAAATTCCCGGCTTCGAGCACGCTCACATCTGCCATATCGCGGATCAGCTCGGCGTTACGGAAAGCCGCCGCCTGGTGGGTCGCCACGTGCTCGCGCGCGACGAGGTCGACCAACCGTGCGATGACGTAATCGCGATCACTGGCAACTGGACCAAGTACGAATCGCTCTACTACATCCCGTACGGTTCGCTGCTCGCAGCGCAGTTCACGAACCTGATCGTCGCTGGCCGTTGCATCTCGGTGGACCATCGGGTGCATCACGCGACCAAGGAGATTCCGCCGTGTATGGCGACTGGCGAGGCTGCGGGTGTTGCCGCGGCGTTATCGGTGGGCGCGGAGATCGAGCCCGCTGCACTGGACGTCAAGCTGTGCAGAATCGGCTCGAAAGTCAGGGCGCGATCCTGA
- a CDS encoding SDR family NAD(P)-dependent oxidoreductase, which produces MTSELSGKVALVTGGASGIGRASVITLADAGAAVAVLDREETGANAVVTQVKQSGGKALAVVTDLSDTSRIPDTVAHVLQEFGRIDFLINCAGVAGKFQPLLEIDDQNWDFVHTVNLKAPMLLMKHVARHMIDRGGGGRIVNVSSSSAFRARNSPIAYATSKAAIVQLTRSAAAELGRYDINVNAIAPGITATGMTQGFGDAAALERIASSGPLENLFHRVSQPEDVAAAVLFLCIPASRQITGQTIHTSAGAVV; this is translated from the coding sequence ATGACTTCCGAACTTTCTGGCAAGGTGGCGCTAGTGACTGGTGGCGCATCCGGGATCGGCCGCGCATCTGTTATAACTCTGGCTGACGCGGGTGCTGCAGTTGCGGTGCTCGACCGCGAGGAAACCGGAGCGAACGCGGTCGTGACTCAGGTCAAACAGTCGGGCGGCAAAGCGTTGGCCGTCGTGACCGATCTGAGCGACACCAGCCGGATTCCGGATACGGTCGCGCATGTTCTGCAGGAATTCGGACGAATCGACTTTCTTATCAACTGTGCCGGCGTCGCTGGAAAGTTCCAACCCCTGCTTGAGATTGACGACCAGAACTGGGACTTCGTGCACACCGTGAATCTGAAGGCGCCGATGCTGCTGATGAAGCATGTCGCGCGTCACATGATCGATCGTGGCGGTGGCGGCCGTATCGTCAATGTCAGTTCAAGTTCCGCCTTCCGCGCGCGCAATTCTCCAATCGCCTATGCGACCTCGAAAGCGGCCATCGTCCAGTTGACGCGCAGTGCCGCGGCCGAGTTGGGCCGCTATGACATCAACGTCAACGCGATCGCGCCGGGGATTACGGCCACCGGGATGACGCAAGGGTTTGGCGATGCCGCCGCGCTAGAGCGCATCGCCTCGAGCGGTCCGCTGGAGAACCTTTTCCATCGGGTCTCCCAACCTGAAGACGTCGCGGCCGCGGTGTTGTTTCTCTGCATTCCAGCCAGCCGGCAGATTACCGGTCAAACGATCCATACGAGCGCCGGCGCGGTCGTTTGA